The Hordeum vulgare subsp. vulgare chromosome 4H, MorexV3_pseudomolecules_assembly, whole genome shotgun sequence genomic interval tgattgaaggattctgtcagtgatagcttcttgcgggagttcaatccccagctcagctagacggtttgagtaccgagacattttgagcacatgttcactgacagacgagttctcctccatcttgcaagcatagaatttatcagaggtctcatacctctcgatccgggcgttcttctgaaagataaacttcaactcctggaacatctcaaatgctccatgacgctcaaagcgacgttgaagtcccggttccaagccatgcaagactgcacgttgaactattgagtattccttcttacgtgctaaccaagcgttcttaacatcctgatcagccgtagcgggtggttcatctcctagcgcagcattaaggacataatccttcttcccagcttgtaagattagtttaAGATTACTGATGACGGGAAAATGGGGCGATAGAAAAAATACTAACTACGCGTCCACGTCATAGAGACAGATAGGATATAGTATTTAAAGTGCGCGAATGTAAACGAGACAAATATCAAGTATTGCGGGTACTTTATTTCCAGCATTCTTACATTTACATAAAAGAACTGTTAATTACATCTCCGAAGAGAAAACCCCTGATTAAGAATTCCAACATTTCTAATACAAAGGATTACATCACATATGACTATTACACACTATAAAAAAAATGGAAGATCCTCCTCGCTGTCGTCAATGCCGGCATGCTCGAGGGAGCTTTAACCTTTGTTGACGTTATCACATGTAATGCCTTTCATTTTATATGTTTCTTCGACTTATACTGATATTGGCAGTACATGTATGCATGCTTGAATGGCTTTATCAATTTATTTGGATTTATCTTACTTGTATTATTACTAACACCACGTAACACTCATACCGTGTCCGTGTGTAGCGTAACCAAGTAAAATGGGTTTGTGACATGTGATTTTTATGATGCTAACAGTTTAGGCTCTTATAGCATTGGAGCattttataaatatatttttatatgacATTGACGCCGGATGTTGGAAGGAGCAGTTAATcttcttcaaataatcatgatgtTTGGTAATATATACATGACATATTTTAACCATCATATTTACTTGATTTTACTCACATTAGTTTGATCATGCGAAATATTCCTAAGTGCGTGCATGGGTTATTTAATATGCCCGATCAATTAATCAACCTTTATGTTTGTTTTATCATATGCGGATTGTACTTTTGATTATACTCTATGGTTTTCCTTAATGATTAATTGTCGCATGCACTAAAGGGCTATAGGATCATGTGCGTGGTATTTCCTACATGCACGAGAATTTAAGCAATGCATGGTATGCTTGTCATACAATATTTTGTTTGAGTTAACATATTTACCTCGCgagcttcatttattttactaccAAAATATTTGGTGTGATAACATAGTTTTGGTTTAGCTAGGCATACTATTTGATTTCATCTTACTTTGCATCATAGGATAAATGACACATATGGAGGGTGCAACATGATTTAGTGATATACATATTTGAAGTGACTTGGCTTATGTCAATATGACCAAACCAAGCACAATATTTATATCTAGATACATTTAGAGTACACCTTGGTTTGTGTCAATATGACCAAACCAAAGACATGATTTTATCAAGTTAAATAGTTTTAGTGCAACTTGGTTCATGTCAATGTGACCAAACCAAGAGGCCCAATTTAATGGTATGTGAATTTAGAGATATTTAGATAATACCATCATGAACCAATAAATGTCAAATTTCAGGAACATATGTTTCTTAGTGCCACTTGGTTTGTGTCAATATAACCAAACCAAGGGCCAATATTTTATCAAGATGTCAATTTTTAATAACAACTTGGTTTGTGTCAATGTGACCAAACCAAGAGGCCCAATTTAATGATATATGAATTTAGAGATATTTAAATAATACCATCATGAACCAATAAATGTCAAATTTCAGGAACATATGTTTCTTAGTGCCACTTGGTTTGTGTCAATATAACCAAGCCAAGGGCCAATATTTTATCAAGATGTCAATTTTTAATAACAACTTGGTTTGTGTCAATGTAACCAAACCAAGAGTTATGAGGAGAAAACTCCATGGCTGTGTCAATATAACCAACCAAGAAGTAAGAACACATCTGGCAAATATGAAGAGAGATTCCCTAGTTTGTGTCAATGTAACCAAACTCGAGAATTATGAAATAAAACTCCATGGTTGTGTCAATATAACCAACCAAGAAGTAAAAATCATGTAGCCAATATGAATAAATATTTCCTAGTTTGTGTCAATATGACCAAACTAGAGAATAGGAAGAGGAAGCTCCATGATTGTGTCAATATAACCAACCAAAGAGCaaacaatgaatttatatttccaTCTCGCAACCTTTTCTTTTCCCACGTACGGAGTAGTAGAGGAAGGAGTtcagcttgccttgtttctcaccttTGCGGTAGCGTCGGACGAGCGGCCGGCGGtgatgtcgacgacgacgagacgaacagccggcgacgacgacgagcgtATGATGACGACGGCGGCAAGCGGACGGCCGGCGGCGACGAAGCGATGGATGGATGATGTGCTTGACGATGTGCTGATGTTTATGGGAGCAATGGATGAAAAGCTTGTGGATGGatgaataaaaaaaaggccagccAAGTATACGCGGAGCGAGCATGTATTTATAGAGAGGGGAGAGTAACGCAACGTTGCGGATGGACGGCCACGCACCGGAGCGCAGGGACGCGCGCGCCCACGTCCTTGATCGTGGGAGCGTGGGAGATCGTGGCAGCGTGCTTGCCTTTTCTGTATTTATATATTTCTTTAATCATCAACTAATCCCAGGATATTTTGACTGATCAACTCCATTACGCTGTGTGGATTGAACTACCAGTACTAGCTAAGCGTATGGGCCTTGGCATCATCCCCACCCATGTGCATGCATGCGGGCTTGTACGTGACCCATAATGCATGTATATATGTAGGGCATTTGTTTAACATGGGCTAACGCTTCATTAGCTCTAGTGATCGACTAAACCAATTTCCTTAACGTGGCATGAGACACAAACATGAGAAATGTTTTCTTCGTGATAATTCTATGATGGCGGccgatatatttttatatttttaataTATCATCATAGGAAAGATTTATTTCTTGTACATGCGTCGTGTGACATCCCATTTAAAGTGTTGGAATAATGTTCAAATTTACTTCGAGATCTAATATTTAGTAGTATCAACGACGTCTAAGACGACTAGAATTTGCCGTTGGTGTATACGAGTCATGTGTCCTCTATATTTTAGAATAAATTTTGATGACTGTTTATTTTGTCACATTTTATAATTTCTTGGCTCTTTCAAGTATCCACATTATCGACATTTGGCAATATATCATATGCCAATTTCATTGTCAACTTAATTTGAGCGGTTTACTATATTACTTCTAATTAATTCTTTTCATTACAAAACGGATTCTAgcattttgcatttctattttatgtggtttatgcattttattttatcttggtcaaAATCTATGTCAACAGATGCCCCTCGAGGTCTTAATGCGAACACTTGTTTATTTGTGATTCGGATTTAGGAGCTCGAAAGTATTTTTTTTTTTGGTGCAACCCGTGTGTCACGTACCGTGGCctcaatttaaaaaaaattgttgagGCTTCCGATCGGATAAGGAGTCCGGCTCCTGGAAACTCTATTAACGCGCGTTGCTGTTAGCAGTATATCGGATAAGGAGTCCGGCTCCTGAAAACTCTATCAACGCGCGTTGTTGTTAGCAGCATATCCCAAACCAGCTAACAATATATACTTATCATGTCCTCCTTCTCGTATTCAAGCACGCATTATTTTTCTTTCCTCTCCTTTGGTTCGCCCTCCAAGCAGGCGCTCAACCCTTCTAGCAAGTTCGTTACTTGCATCACTTGGTCCTTTTTGGTAAGTATGTCATCAGCCAATCTGCGGTACATATCTCAGTCGTGATGATTATTTGATCCAATTTCTTTCCTCGGTTACATATAGGAGTGCGAGTGTTCCATTACGACTTGTCAATCTCAGAGTAGAACAGATCGTCATGTGCTTCTGGTGAGTTTCGTGTGTTCAAACGAGCATCCATATTTATCACGTAGATTGCGTGGGAAATTTCGATCTAACTTTTTTTGTttgcctcttctttctattaGGCAAGTTCCATCAGGATTTGATTGATTTAGATTGATCTCTGCGTCTCCTCTTCAGCAAGGTATatcctctccctttttttttacTTGTACCTACAGCACCATGACATGCAGCCTTTGCATATGCGATCAAACATATTAATCTGCTTTAGGTATTTTAGTTTCATGGTTGGCGTGCCGGCAAGCCTCTATACGAGCTTGGTCCGTCGTACGACCATGAGAATTGATGCAATTTTTTTCACATGCATCGTTTGATAATTTTGACTAGCTCTGATGACTAATTATAGTGTCTTCATGTATGTGCAGTTATCACATCCGGTCTATATTTCTTGCTAGCAATATTTACGACGATCTTGTGTTTACTTCGCATATCGGTAAGTGTATGGCTGGTTTTACGTATTATCCAAAACCAAAGGTGTTTCATACCTTAATCCCACTTCTGACCTCTCTTTCTTTTGTTTATAGATAAGCTGATCACAGCCTGGTGCAGAACAGATTGCTCTCTATTTGGCTGTCTTGTTTCTCCAGAAGGTATAAATGTATAACCTAATATTTATTTCATTAGATATAGCAAGGTTTAACCAGTCACGGGACATGCATGATCCATTTATTGGAAATTATATACACTGAACTTATGGTTGACGTGCCGGCAAGTTTTCGACTTGGTCCGTGGTACACCCATGAGTACATATGTGTATGTACTATAATTTTGTTAATTATTTCTCATTTTATGTGATTAAATGAAAAAATGTTGTCATGCGAGTTCGCTCATGGTTGACGTGCCGGCAAGTTTTCAACTTGGTCCGTCGTACACCCATGAGTACATATGTGTATGTACTATAATTTTGTTAATTATTTCTCATTTTATGTGATTACATGAAAAAATGTTGTCATGCCAGTTCTCTCATGGTTGACGTGCCGGCAAGTTTAAACTTGGTCCGTCGTACAACCCTGAGTAGCAATATTTATGTGGGATATTTTcccatttttattttatattttatgtCATATGAATGGAGCAAATATGGTGTTACAAATGCAAATTTTCTTACGGTTGACGTGCTGCCGGCGAGTTTTATATTTGTAAACTCGGTCCGTCGTACAACCATGAGTACATATATGTATGTAGCATAGTATTGTTATTTTCTAAAAGAAAATTCTCGTGGTTGACGTGCCGGCGAGTTTTATATTTGTAAACTCGGTCCGACGTACAACCGGCCGCATAAACATTTACAATCTTGTCGTTATGTTTTAACATTTTCTTACTATTTCCTTCCGTTCTTTGTTTTGCAGAGCGGTGCCTGCCTTTGGGGGAGGTAATTGTTCGCAAAGGCTGGTAATATTACTGTGGCtctccttttatttatttattcttgtTATGGTTTAATAATTTTAAATGTATTTATCTAGATGGTGCTTGGTGGACCTACCCTTTCATCATTTCAGCTCAAATTATCTGAGTTAGCTAGACAACATATGTATGAACCAGAAACAGATGAATCAGCTAACCCTAAACTCGGCAAGTCAAATGCGAGAGTAGGGAAATTGGACCCCTCGGAACTCGGATGGCACTCTGAAAATTCCTTTGAAGCTTTGAGTTATCATCCGCCGGCACCTAAGCCGAGGGTTGATTTAAAATGTGCTTTAGGGGCTAGAATGGTGTCACGACAGTTAGGGTGGGAGCACCATCGTGTTCGGCACGTCAGGCGCCCGAATGGTTATATTGAATGGGCTGTCGAGGTTCTTCAGAATCACTCATTTGGTCTTAAAGGGGGTGAGGACCACACCGATTATATCTGTGGGGCCATATATTGTTCCCTCTACAACTATAATGTTTCCCCTTTTTTTGTTTCGGTCTTTGCTAGAAAAATGGAGTCCACAAACGAACACTTTCCTATTCTCATGCGGTGAACGTACAATCACTTTACTTGACATGCTTCTTATGGCCGGGCTTCCTATCACCGGAGATCCTTATGAGGAATATATCCCTTCACTCAATCAATTAGATCCTGCATTGCTTCTATACCCAAACTTCTTATCCGATCTTTTGCGAACATGGGAAGAGCTTTCTGATAAGCGTGAGGACAAATTGGTATCTTTCCAAGATTGGTGTGATCATTTCCACAACCGCCATGACAAACCCTTAACTTTTACTAGCATGCGTGATGGACGCATTTATCTTGCGGCATTTATCGCCATTTGGTTGTGCAGTTTTGTCGTTGTCGGTGGTGGACCGTATATTCGCCCAGGCGTTCTTGTCATGGCATCTTGGATTGCGGTAGGACGCAAAATTTCACTTGCTCCGCCAGCTTTGTCCTCTATATATTTTTCTCTCCGACGTATTAGTAGACACCCTGTCGGGCCCTCATTTTGCAAGAAACCTTGGGCGACTCATTATATCATAGGTTGGATGTATCTCTATTTGAGGAAATCATTTGGGCCTAAGGGGAAGGGAAATCATCTTCCTACTCCTAAGATCGTGCCGATGCAACCAACCATGATACAAACGATGTTCAGGCCACCGATTGAATTCACGTCCGAGATGGCACATGAGTATCTTGAGGAACCTCAAAAAATAAGTTGGTGTCCTTATTCCTCGCGTAACTTGATTGGAGTAGATCAGCTACAGAGGGCTTACATGATTTCTATCCGACGGGCTATTCTTCCATGGAGGTTTCTACTTCAAAACATTGATACATGTGTAGCCGAGCCATATCACCCGGACCGTGTAGCTCGCCAACTTAAGTTAGACCAACAGATACCATATAATCCTTTGATATCCTTATGGACAACAGACGTTGGCGTGGCGTACACATACTGGTCACATCTATTTCTCCCAGCTCAGGAGGGAATTCATCATCCTCTCAACAGCACTTATGAAGGAAAATGTGACGTGTCATGGACTAGATGGTGGAACAAATTTTTGCATCCGTTTACCATTATTTTGGATAAACTTAAGGCTGGTAGTCCACATGGGGAAATCTCATATGATGAGAGAAAGGAGGCGTAtaagcaaaaggcaaaagaatttATGCTCCCTCGGGAACTCTCAGATTCTGATTTTGTTATAATAAAGGAAGTGTCAGCAGACTGCCAAGACGGGTACATTAATGGTATTGAGGCCACAGAGAAAGAGATAGCAGAACGTTGGAATCATATTTTGGGTATTTTTCTTTCAGATGATGAACCTGCTATGGCCTCTCGACGTGTGAGTTAGCAATCTTTATTTCGTTTTGGTTTAAAATTTTCCATCATTCATCCATATAACATACACATGTCACTCTTTTTCAGAAGCGGAAGAATAAGAGTAATGTTATTGACTCTTCCTTTAGCGCTTTGCCTCCAACGGATATGCAAGTTGGTGAAAACCTCTCAACTTCCAAGCTAAAGGAACCAAGTACAACTAAAGCTATTTCTTCTGATGAGGAGGCGAGTACATTAGCGATGGATGGATGATGTGCTTGACGATGTGCTGATGTTTATGGGAGCAATGGATGAAAAGCTTGTGGATGGatgaataaaaaaaaggccagccAAGTATACGCGGAGCGAGCATGTATTTATAGAGAGGGGAGAGTAACGCAACGTTGCGGATGGACGGCCACGCACCGGAGCGCAGGGACGCGCGCGCCCACGTCCTTGATCGTGGGAGCGTGGGAGATCGTGGCAGCGTGCTTGCCTTTTCTGTATTTATATATTTCTTTAATCATCAACTAATCCCAGGATATTTTGACTGATCAACTCCATTACGCTGTGTGGATTGAACTACCAGTACTAGCTAAGCGTATGGGCCTTGGCATCATCCCCACCCATGTGCATGCATGCGGGCTTGTACGTGACCCATAATGCATGTATATATGTAGGGCATTTGTTTAACATGGGCTAACGCTTCATTAGCTCTAGTGATCGACTAAACCAATTTCCTTAACGTGGCATGAGACACAAACATGAGAAATGTTTTCTTCGTGATAATTCTATGATGGCGGccgatatatttttatatttttaataTATCATCATAGGAAAGATTTATTTCTTGTACATGCGTCGTGTGACATCCCATTTAAAGTGTTGGAATAATGTTCAAATTTACTTCGAGATCTAATATTTAGTAGTATCAACGACGTCTAAG includes:
- the LOC123450896 gene encoding uncharacterized protein LOC123450896, which translates into the protein MFRPPIEFTSEMAHEYLEEPQKISWCPYSSRNLIGVDQLQRAYMISIRRAILPWRFLLQNIDTCVAEPYHPDRVARQLKLDQQIPYNPLISLWTTDVGVAYTYWSHLFLPAQEGIHHPLNSTYEGKCDVSWTRWWNKFLHPFTIILDKLKAGSPHGEISYDERKEAYKQKAKEFMLPRELSDSDFVIIKEVSADCQDGYINGIEATEKEIAERWNHILGIFLSDDEPAMASRRKRKNKSNVIDSSFSALPPTDMQVGENLSTSKLKEPSTTKAISSDEEASTLAMDG